The following are from one region of the Hemiscyllium ocellatum isolate sHemOce1 chromosome 26, sHemOce1.pat.X.cur, whole genome shotgun sequence genome:
- the LOC132828073 gene encoding serine protease 27-like gives MTFVSLCALMILIYLLDGPLLAENHVKCGTRWEVKKSFQGEPQPSPWPWQVSIEMAVENRHFCGGAIINEFWIITAAHCFMPPISQSLEEIVVVIGLNKQLTPETWVRYSNPRNVILHNGFDEETGANDLALVRVSERIIFGKYAMPVCFPNNEIFFGNTWLNCRITGWMKTGEDTTDSLQDAPIKIISFRECNTTVFGGNLQPTMMCMEFEENERIGCHLDSGGPLVCKVNSTQQYFLIGVVSWITDYEKRWPGVFTVTKSYLNWVEHITGRYGKKFNYKEYGADLVNHHHRSMIRLLAQNASTQNAQNHSGTSLANPGLTISTSTKLPQTLKLTATGNIYTASMVGIVLVHLRSLLVTILAA, from the coding sequence ATGAcatttgtctctctctgtgctctaATGATTCTGATATATCTCCTGGATGGTCCACTCTTGGCTGAGAACCATGTCAAATGTGGAACTCGGTGGGAGGTCAAGAAGTCTTTCCAAGGCGAACCCCAGCCAAGCCCCTGGCCTTGGCAAGTCAGCATTGAGATGGCGGTGGAGAACAGGCACTTTTGTGGTGGAGCTATCATCAATGAGTTCTGGATCATCACTGCTGCTCACTGCTTTATGCCGCCCATATCACAAAGCTTGGAGGAGATTGTGGTGGTCATCGGGTTGAACAAGCAACTGACACCAGAAACCTGGGTACGCTACTCCAACCCCCGTAACGTCATCTTGCACAATGGGTTTGATGAGGAAACAGGGGCAAATGATCTTGCGTTGGTGCGGGTGAGTGAGCGCATCATTTTCGGGAAGTACGCCATGCCTGTGTGCTTTCCCAACAATGAGATCTTCTTTGGGAATACCTGGCTGAACTGTCGAATCACAGGATGGATGAAGACGGGTGAAGACACGACCGATTCATTGCAGGATGCACCTATAAAGATCATCTCCTTCAGAGAATGCAATACCACAGTTTTTGGTGGCAATCTCCAACCGACAATGATGTGCATGGAATTCGAAGAAAATGAGCGCATTGGTTGTCACCTGGACAGCGGTGGCCCTCTCGTTTGCAAAGTTAATAGCACGCAGCAGTATTTCTTAATTGGGGTTGTCAGTTGGATCACTGATTATGAGAAACGTTGGCCTGGAGTCTTCACTGTGACCAAGTCGTACCTGAATTGGGTTGAGCACATCACTGGGCGGTATGGCAAGAAGTTCAATTACAAGGAGTACGGGGCAGACTTGGTCAATCACCATCACAGATCCATGATAAGGCTACTGGCACAAAATGCAAGTACCCAGAATGCACAAAACCACTCAGGTACGAGCTTGGCCAATCCAGGATTGACAATTTCGACCAGCACCAAACTCCCACAGACACTGAAACTGACTGCAACTGGGAATATCTACACTGCTTCGATGGTTGGAATTGTGCTGGTCCATCTCCGCTCCTTGCTGGTCACTATACTGGCAGCTTGA